One genomic window of Quercus lobata isolate SW786 chromosome 9, ValleyOak3.0 Primary Assembly, whole genome shotgun sequence includes the following:
- the LOC115960907 gene encoding putative kinase-like protein TMKL1, translating to MALLNLFSLYIFFIFFVSTQGSTLLTESESSASLSSSASSDVELLLGKIKASLQGNSENLLLSSWNSTVPMCQWRGLKWVFSNGTPLLCTDLSSPQSTNLSLFKDPSLHLLSLQLPSANLSGSLPRELGEFSMLQSLYVNINSLSGTIPLELGYSSSLSDIDLGYNMLSGSLPPSIWNLCDKLVSLRLHANSLSGSVPELALPNSTCKNLQVLDLGKNKLSGTFPEFITRFLGLRELDLGDNVLSGSIPESLAALNIEKLNLSHNNFSGVLPVFGESKYSGEVFEGNNPGLCGLPLKSCTGSSGLSPGAIAGIVIGLMAGAVILASLLIGYVQNKKKKSRGESEDELEEAEDEENGGVPFGVGGGGVGGAGEGKLILFQGGEHLTLEDVLNATGQVMEKTNYGTIYKAKLADGGTIALRLLREGSCKDGSSCLPVIRQLGKIRNENLIPLRAFYQGKRGEKLLIYDYLPHRSLHDLLYETRAGRPVLNWARRHKIALGIARGLAFLHTGLEAPITHGNVRSKNVLVDEFFVARLTEFGLDKLMIPAVADEIVALAKTDGYKAPELQKMKKCNSRTDVYAYGILLLEILIGKKPGKNARSGEFVDLPSMVKVAVLEETTMEVFDVEVLKGIRNPMEEGLVQALKLAMGCCAPVASVRPTMEEVVKQLEENRPRNRSALYSPTETRSEIGTPF from the exons ATGGCGCTTCTgaaccttttctctctctacattttcttcatcttcttcgtCAGTACTCAAGGCTCTACTCTACTCACTGAGTCTGAGTCGTCTGCTTCTCTTTCATCTTCTGCTTCTTCAGATGTTGAGCTTCTCTTGGGAAAGATCAAAGCTTCACTGCAAGGTAACTCTGAGAACCTTTTGCTATCTTCATGGAACTCTACTGTGCCTATGTGCCAATGGAGAGGCCTCAAATGGGTTTTCTCCAATGGCACTCCTTTGCTCTGCACTGACCTCTCTTCCCCACAATCGACcaacctctctctcttcaaagACCCTTCTCTTCACCTTCTATCTCTTCAGCTTCCCTCTGCCAACCTCTCTGGTTCACTACCTAGAGAGCTGGGTGAGTTCTCTATGCTTCAAAGTCTCTACGTTAACATCAATTCTCTGAGTGGAACCATCCCTCTTGAGCTTGGCTATAGTTCTTCACTCTCTGACATTGATTTGGGTTACAATATGTTGAGTGGTTCTTTACCACCATCTATATGGAACTTGTGTGACAAACTTGTTTCTCTTAGGCTTCATGCTAATTCACTATCTGGGTCAGTCCCAGAACTTGCACTGCCAAACTCTACCTGTAAGAATTTGCAGGTTTTGGATTTGGGTAAGAACAAGCTTTCTGGGACTTTTCCAGAATTCATAACCCGGTTTCTTGGGCTTAGAGAGCTTGATCTTGGGGATAATGTGCTTTCGGGTTCAATTCCAGAGAGTTTAGCTGCgctaaacattgaaaaattgaatCTTTCACACAATAACTTTAGTGGAGTGTTGCCGgtttttggagaatcaaagtATAGTGGGGAGGTTTTTGAGGGAAACAATCCGGGGCTTTGTGGGTTACCTTTGAAAAGTTGTACCGGAAGTTCTGGATTGAGTCCTGGTGCCATTGCTGGCATTGTGATAGGTTTGATGGCTGGAGCAGTGATTTTGGCTTCATTGTTAATAGGGTATGTgcaaaataagaagaagaagagtaggGGAGAGAGTGAAGATGAATTGGAGGAAGCAGAAGATGAGGAAAATGGTGGTGTTCCttttggtgttggtggtggtggtgttggtggagCTGGTGAAGGGAAGCTTATTCTGTTTCAAGGCGGAGAGCATTTAACCTTAGAAGACGTGTTGAATGCTACGGGGCAAGTTATGGAGAAGACAAACTATGGGACGATTTATAAGGCAAAGCTTGCTGATGGTGGAACCATTGCTTTGAGGTTGTTAAGGGAAGGCAGTTGCAAGGATGGGAGTTCATGTTTACCTGTGATAAGGCAATTGGGAAAAATTCGCAATGAGAATTTGATTCCATTGAGAGCTTTCTATCAGGGAAAGAGAGGAGAAAAGCTCCTGATATATGACTATCTTCCTCACAGAAGCCTCCATGATCTTTTATATG AAACTAGAGCAGGAAGGCCAGTGCTGAACTGGGCTCGAAGACACAAGATTGCATTGGGTATAGCCAGAGGACTAGCATTTCTTCATACAGGTCTTGAGGCACCCATTACTCATGGAAATGTGAGATCCAAAAACGTGCTAGTAGATGAGTTTTTTGTAGCCAGGCTGACTGAATTTGGGCTTGACAAGCTAATGATTCCGGCAGTAGCTGATGAAATAGTGGCACTTGCAAAGACTGATGGTTATAAAGCACCAGAGcttcaaaagatgaagaaatgcAATTCCAGAACAGATGTCTATGCATATGGGATACTGTTATTGGAGATTTTGATAGGAAAGAAACCTGGAAAAAATGCGAGAAGTGGGGAATTTGTGGATTTGCCTTCAATGGTGAAAGTAGCGGTTTTGGAGGAGACAACAATGGAAGTTTTTGATGTGGAAGTGTTGAAGGGGATAAGGAACCCCATGGAAGAGGGGTTGGTTCAAGCATTAAAACTTGCAATGGGTTGCTGTGCTCCAGTGGCTTCAGTTAGACCAACTATGGAAGAAGTTGTGAAGCAGTTGGAGGAGAATCGACCAAGGAACAGGTCTGCTTTGTACAGCCCTACAGAAACAAGGAGTGAAATTGGTACACcattttga
- the LOC115959235 gene encoding probable pectate lyase 8, with translation MAFSVRWFCIASLMVITMLLTSVKASTEKDQQLVHSRLAEAEELLSSKNASMPNRSDNALNEHAVNNPEEIASMVDTSIRNSTEGRKLGYFSCGTGNPIDDCWRCDPQWQQNRKRLADCSIGFGRNAIGGRNGKFYVVTDSSDDDAVNPKPGTLRHAVIQDRPLWIVFKRDMVITLKQELIMNSFKTIDGRGANVHIANGACITIQYVTNIIIHGLHIHDCKSTGNAMVRSSPSHYGWRTMADGDGVSLFGASHVWVDHNSLSNCADGLIDAIMGSTAITISNNYFTHHNEVMLLGHSDSYTQDKQMQVTIAYNHFGEGLIQRMPRCRHGYFHVVNNDYTHWEMYAIGGSAEPTINSQGNRYLAPVDPNAKEVTKRVNTDTGVWKGWNWRSEGDLLLNGAYFTPSGAGASASYARASSLGAKSSSMVGTITSDSGVLNCRRGSQC, from the exons atgGCATTCTCTGTGAGATGGTTCTGTATAGCCTCATTGATGGTTATCACGATGCTTTTAACAAGCGTGAAGGCCTCCACAGAGAAAGACCAGCAGCTTGTACACTCAAG GCTTGCTGAGGCGGAGGAATTGCTTAGCTCCAAGAATGCATCAATGCCAAACAG GTCAGATAATGCTTTGAATGAGCACGCTGTTAATAATCCAGAGGAGATTGCTTCTATGGTTGATAC GAGCATTCGTAATAGCACTGAAGGAAGGAAGTTGGGATATTTTTCATGTGGAACTGGGAATCCAATTGATGACTGCTGGCGTTGTGACCCACAGTGGCAACAAAACAGAAAGCGTCTAGCCGATTGTTCAATTGGATTTGGACGCAATGCCATTGGCGGCCGCAACGGAAAATTCTACGTCGTTACTGATTCCAGTGATGATGACGCCGTAAATCCTAAACCCGGAACTCTCCGCCATGCTGTGATTCAAGATAGGCCATTGTGGATTGTGTTCAAGCGGGACATGGTGATCACACTTAAGCAAGAGCTGATTATGAACAGCTTTAAGACTATTGATGGTCGAGGTGCTAATGTTCACATTGCTAATGGGGCTTGCATCACAATCCAATACGTCACAAATATCATTATTCATGGTCTACATATCCATGATTGCAAGTCAACTGGCAATGCTATGGTTCGGAGCTCACCAAGTCATTATGGTTGGAGAACAATGGCTGATGGGGATGGTGTTTCGCTTTTTGGTGCAAGCCACGTTTGGGTTGACCACAATTCACTCTCTAATTGTGCTGATGGCCTCATTGATGCTATTATGGGCTCTACGGCTATTACCATCTCTAATAACTACTTCACCCACCACAATGAG GTAATGCTATTGGGTCATAGTGACTCCTACACACAAGATAAGCAGATGCAAGTGACAATTGCCTACAACCATTTTGGTGAAGGTCTAATCCAGAGAATGCCAAG GTGTAGGCATGGGTACTTCCATGTGGTAAACAATGACTACACACATTGGGAAATGTATGCCATTGGTGGAAGTGCTGAACCCACCATTAACAGCCAAGGCAATAGATATCTTGCCCCTGTCGACCCTAATGCCAAGGAG GTGACAAAGAGGGTTAATACAGACACAGGTGTATGGAAGGGCTGGAATTGGAGGTCAGAGGGAGACCTTTTGCTGAATGGAGCCTACTTCACTCCATCAGGAGCAGGAGCTTCAGCCAGTTATGCCAGGGCCTCAAGTTTAGGGGCCAAGTCCTCTTCCATGGTTGGAACCATTACTTCTGATTCTGGGGTCCTTAATTGCCGCAGAGGCTCCCAGTGTTAA